In Mobula hypostoma chromosome 10, sMobHyp1.1, whole genome shotgun sequence, a single genomic region encodes these proteins:
- the LOC134352918 gene encoding interferon-inducible GTPase 5-like → MEGASSSQQGPQSEIATFFTLEQLNKLKSHFEEGGVKGVTDLIKQKLAELDKIELNIAVTGESGTGKSSFINAMRGLRNTDEGAAEVGVTETTMEPTKYPHPSQPNVSYWDLPGIGSINFPAGEYLQKMKFERYDFFIIISAGRFKENEGKLAEDIKRLEKKFYFVRTKIDLDFYSMRMGGSKINEKKMLHDIRSECVKNLQKTRILTPPVFLISSFEWDEYDFNQLNKTLEDNLPYIKKSIFVLAYANRSVEIVQQKSKMLQERIWMSATISGAVGAVPVPGVSLACDIGILTEEIMYFRKCLGLDGPSLQKLANITNKPVKELRAVVNPSLLETINEDTIARLWWGATAVAVSVAEVALDFIPVIGSIFGAVSSFYMTRRILTNALKDFTESAVKVVKVAYGID, encoded by the exons ATGGAAGGAGCAAGCTCCAG TCAACAGGGGCCTCAGTCTGAGATTGCCACATTCTTCACACTGGAGCAGCTCAACAAACTGAAATCCCACTTTGAAGAAGGTGGGGTAAAAGGAGTTACTGATCTGATAAAGCAGAAGCTAGCGGAACTGGATAAAATAGAGCTTAACATCGCAGTGACAGGAGAATCAGGTACAGGAAAATCCTCCTTCATCAATGCCATGAGAGGACTTCGGAACACTGATGAAGGAGCTGCTGAAGTTGGGGTCACTGAAACTACAATGGAGCCAACCAAATACCCACATCCCAGTCAGCCCAATGTCAGCTACTGGGACCTGCCAGGGATTGGATCAATAAACTTTCCAGCTGGTGAATATCTCCAGAAAATGAAATTTGAAAGGTACGATTTCTTCATCATAATATCAGCTGGTCGTTTCAAAGAAAATGAGGGAAAACTTGCAGAAGACATTAAACGACTTGAGAAGAAATTCTACTTTGTCCGCACTAAGATTGATCTTGATTTTTATTCAATGAGAATGGGGGGGAGTAAAATTAATGAGAAAAAAATGCTGCATGATATTCGGAGTGAATGTGTGAAGAATTTGCAAAAAACAAGGATTCTGACCCCACCTGTGTTCCTGATATCCAGTTTTGAATGGGATGAATATGATTTCAATCAGTTAAATAAAACACTTGAAGATAATCTGCCATATATAAAGAAAAGTATCTTTGTCTTGGCCTATGCAAACCGAAGTGTGGAGATTGTTCAGCAGAAAAGCAAGATGCTGCAGGAACGTATCTGGATGTCGGCAACAATTTCGGGAGCTGTGGGAGCAGTCCCCGTTCCTGGTGTCTCTCTTGCTTGTGATATCGGCATACTGACTGAGGAAATAATGTATTTCCGTAAATGCCTGGGTCTGGATGGACCTTCTCTTCAAAAACTGGCCAACATTACAAATAAACCAGTGAAAGAGCTTAGGGCAGTTGTTAACCCTTCTCTGCTGGAGACAATAAATGAAGATACAATTGCAAGGTTATGGTGGGGTGCTACAGCTGTTGCAGTTTCAGTTGCGGAAGTTGCTCTTGATTTCATTCCTGTCATTGGTTCCATTTTTGGCGCAGTATCATCATTTTACATGACCCGCAGAATACTGACCAATGCACTGAAGGACTTTACGGAGAGCGCAGTGAAGGTGGTGAAGGTAGCATATGGTATTGATTAA